The window TGCCGTATCCGGGGCAACGTATGTATCAAACGGGGTAATTGAAGCGGTAAAACACGCCTTAGCTCTTGCAAGCGGCAAAGCCTCATCGTCCTTATCAAAAAAAACTTATACCGATGCGTCTTGCGACATCGTAGTTGCCGGAGCAGGCGGAGCCGGTCTTTCCGCAGCGGTTCAAGCGGCAAGTAAGGGCCTCAGCGTAATAGTTTTGGAAAAACGCGGACTTGCAGGCGGAAATACGAACTTTGCAACGGGAGGCTTAAACGCCTCCGAAACCTCGGTACAAAAGGCGCTGGGAATTGCAGATTCAAATGCTCAATATTATGAAGACACAATGAAAGGCGGAAAGAATTTAAACGATGCGGAGCTTGTAAAAAATATGGCGGAACATTCCGCCGAAACCGTAGATTGGCTTATAAGCCTCGGAGCCGATTTATCGGACGTAGGAAAAATGGCGGGCTCTACAAATAAACGTACTCACCGCCCTAAAGGAGGTGCCGCCGTAGGAGACCATCTTATTTCCGTGCTTCAAAAAGCGGCGGAATCGAAGGGCGTTGAAATCCGCTTTGAAAGCACCGTTACCGACATTATCGTAAAAGACGGAAAAGTTTCAGGTCTTAAAGTTTCTTCCGAAAACGGAGATTACACGGTAAACGCAAAAGCCGTAATAATTGCAACGGGAGGTTTCGGAGCGAACGGCAAGATGGTTTCAAAATATCGGCCCGAATTTGAAGGTTTCGGAACAACAAACCACGAAGGGGCAACGGGAGATGCTTTTGAATGGGGAAAAGAGCTGAAAATAGCCTTAACTCAAATGGAGCAAATTCAAACTCACCCGACCGTAGTTCCATTAAACGGTATTATGATAACCGAAGCGGTTCGCGGAAACGGAGCTATTATGATTAACCGTGAAGGTAAACGCTTTAACAATGAAATGGCTACACGGGACCTTATGTCCAAAGCGATATTAAAGCAAACAGGTAAGACCGCTTACCTTTTATTCGACCGAGGAGTGCGGGAATCCTTAAAAGCGATAGAAGGTTATGCAAAAAAAGGCTTGCTTACGGAAGGAGCCGGGCTTTCGGAATTGGCGGCAAAACTGAATATTCCGGTTGAAGAGCTTGAAAAAACCGTAAAAAACTATAATTCCTATCAGGCGTCAGGAAAAGATGAAGAATTCGGAAGGGCTCAAGGCGATATGGTAAGAGCTCTTTCCTCTCCTCCGTACTATGCCGTTGAAGTAGCTCCCGCAGTTCATCACACTATGGGCGGAATCAAAATAAATGTAAAGGCGGAAGTTTTAAACACGGATGGAAAGGTCATTCAGGCACTTTATGCCGCGGGAGAAGTTACCGGAGGAATCCACGGAGCAAACCGTTTGGGCGGTAATGCCGTAGCGGATATCTGTATTTACGGTAAAACCGCAGCGGATTCGGCTATAGAATTTATTAAAAACTTTTAATACCGGCTGACCTGCCGTTTAAAACGGAATAAGGTGTAAGTCTTTTAATTGCGGCAAGGAGATAAACCTGTAAAACACGGTTTTAAGTTTCTTTCTTGCCGTAATTACTGACCGCCTGTACACTGAATATAATATTCAGTTAAATTACTATCCTCAAAACCCTCGCCTGAGGCTTCTACGGAAATTTTATAATAAGACCCTTGTTCGGCGGTAAAATTGATATTGGCCGAAGTTTCCTTTTCGGTTTTACTTCTGTAGTGTATCTCATACTCGGAGCTTCCGGCAGCTTTTTTATAAATCGTAGCCCTTATTTCCTTAATATTAACAATATTCGCTTCGGTTTTGGCATAGACCGTTATACCTCCCGAAGACGAGGCTATTTTAGTCGGATTACTCTCATCTTGTGAAATTGCCGCAGTATACCCATCATCGGTATATAATTTTACCGGAGGAAGAGCGTTTTTCTTTGTATGTGCAATATACTCAGGCGAAGTTAAACCTTTTTCATCGGAAAACCGTACCTTATACCTTTTCATAGCGCCTCCCATACCGGAGCCGTTATGAGCTTTTACGTTTGTTTTATAATAAAGACGCCAAGCGGCACCGTTCGGAGGAAGTTTATCGGGCTCGGGGCAAGACGGAGACTTCACTACCTCTTCAATCTCATTTTCGGTAAGAAAATCCGCGCTATCCGGTTTATTAAAACCTATCATACCGGAATTTAAGCTTAAATTATATTCCGTGCCGTTTATATAAATGCTTTTTATATCTCCGTGAACGGGAGCGGAAGAACCGCCTCCTGAAACGGCGTTCATAAACGATAAGTTTAACCCCAGTACATAATACTTATCGCCTGAGCTCTTAGTTTGATAGACGGATACATCACCTTCCTTAAGCCCGGGAGGAGCGGTGTTGCTTCTAAGTTTAAAAGTATAAGTTTCCTGAAATTTCCGTCCCGAATCCGCATCGTAAAGGGTAATGACAGGATTTAAATTTCTCTCGCCGTGCTCATTCGCTTGTAAAAAGTCTTTTTTATAAGTTAATATCAAGTGATTGTTGCCTTGCTGTGTAAGAGTATAATCGGCACTTTGTACGCCGTTTTCAAAAACTATAGGTGAAAGAGAGGCTCCGTTTAAAATAAAGCGGTAATTTTTAGGATTGCGCACCTTTAATATAACCGAAACGTCTCCCGAAGAGCTTACCGAAGGATAACCTTCGCCGTCCTTTATATTCGCGGGAAGTATATGTTCATAAACCGCCGCTTGACTTGACCAATAACTTAAATAGTCCTCCAAACTGTCCTTATATTGCTTACAAGCCGAAAAAATAACCGATAATATTACAAGTAAAAAAAATAAATTTTTGCGCATATTTTATCTCCTTGAGCTCAACCAAGGCGGTTTATCGCCGCAAATTGCCCGGTTCGATGGTTTTACACACAATCAGACACCCTGAAAAACAAAGCTGCACACTTAAAATCTCCAAAATCATTATATCAGTAAAAATCTAAAATGACAAGAGCTATAACCGAGATAAAATTACACCCCGTTAAATTTAAAAACCGCGGTTCTTTTTTCTTTTAAATAACATGCAAAAAGCATTACGGTAACACCTGCCGAAAACGGAACCGCCGAAAAAAAGAATTTCCCGATAAAGGTTTCCGCCCTTATAAGCGGCATACGTGAAAAAGTTTCGGCAAGTGTTAAAATAATACCGTATAAAAAATTCAAAATAAAGTTAAAAATAAAGCCGCTTGACGGTAAAATAAAAGCCGTAAAAATCCCCGTCATTCCCAAAATTAAAAAAACGGAAACCAAGGGACTTATAATTGCGGAAGCGAGTATTCCTATCGGGGCAAGCACTCCGATTTTAAAAACCGCCGCAGGAGCCGTAAACGATTGGGCTCCAAGCGATGCCGAAAGACCGCCTAAAACCCGTTCAGGGATTTTTCCTTTAAAAAACCTCAGTTAAGGCTTTTCCGAAAAGTAAAATTCCTGACAGGGCTCCGTATGAAAATATAAAACCCAAACTGAGAGAGTCTTCAGGTTTTACAGCTATGTGCAAAACAAGCATTGAACTTAAAACCGAAAGCATATCGGGTTGAAGACCAAGCGATTTTCCGGCAACCAAAATAATCATCATACCTAAGGCGCGGTTTAAAGAAGGAGCGGAGCCTGCAAACCATACAAAAAGAATTATCGAAAAAAGCGAAAACTTAATTGCAAAACTGCGTTTACCGAAAACAGTACCCATACGTATCGCGGTAAGACTTACTAAAGAGACGTGCATTCCGGATAAGGCTAAAATATGAGCCAACCCCGCATTTTTAAAAGAAACGGAACAGGCGGTATCCAAAAAATCTTTATTTGCCGAAAGAAGGGCCAGCAATAAACCTCCTGCGCTCCCCCACCCCGCCAAAAGGCGCATTAAATTAAATCTGAGATTTGCACGAATTCCGGAAAAAAAAGAAATCCAGCCTAAAAACTCAGGAATTTCTTTTGCCGTAAAAAAAACCGGCGGAGAAATTTTTTCTTTTTTTTCAATAAACCGCCCTCTTGCAAAAAGAACGGCGCCTTTTGAAAAATTCTTACAAGCGTTATCGGTTTTTCCCTTGTATACCGAAACTCCGAAAGCGTTATTTTGCTTAACCATTTCGGAAGGAAAAAATATTTTTTATATTCCCTTCGGCGGAAAAACTTTGTCCGCCCCTATATGTAAACGAAAAAAGTTTTGCATCGGCGGAATAATATTTTTCTCCGGCAGGAAGGGGGTCTCCCGTAAGTACAAGCTTTACACCTTCGACTTTTTCAGCCTCCGCAAGAGTTGCCTGAGGCGAGTAAAAAATAAGAAGCCTTAAAAAGGATATACAGCCTATTAAAAGCCCGGCAAAAGAAAAAAGAAGAGCTTTTTGCAATTTTTTTTTATTAAAAAAAATGCGTTTAAAAAAACATAAGATTAAAAAACTTACACTTGTAAAAATAAAAAGGGAGCTCCACACATAAAATGAAACATAAGTTTGTATAAAACAAAGTAAATAAAAAGCGGAAAGGGCAAAAGTTCCGGTAAAAATTATGGGGGAAGAAAAAAATAACCCGTTGCCGAACGGCAAGCCGCCGATATTTAAATTTAATTTTTCATTTACCACTTTAACTCCTCTATGGCATTTCGAGAAGCTTGTTTAACCGTTTCCGAATAGTTCAAATATTCCACGTACAAAAGGTAGTCAAATGCGGTTTTATCTCCAAGCCTTCCCAAAGCCGTAATTACGCTGAGCATCAGCTTTTCGTCGTATTGCTTTGTTTTTTCGGTTTCCGAATTTAACACGCCTAAAAATATCGACAAATTTTGTGAAGATTCCGCAGTTCCTAAATTCCCCATACAGTCTATAACCGGAATTAAACTTTCATAAGAAATTCCGGCCTGCTTTAAAGCCGCCTGTTTAAAATAAAAAAACTTATTTACTCCCGAAGAAGCCTTGCTCCATTTTAAATCGGCAAGAACGGGCAAGGTTTCTTCAATAAGTTTTTCCGCAAGCTCGCGCTCCGTTTCCAAATTTTCGATTCCGTAGCTTAAAACGGTTTCACTGATTTCGCCCAATTGCCCGCCGGGAATTTTTTTATTTTCCTTTGCCAATAAATACAGCGTCCATATATATTGTACGTTTTTTTCCGCCTTTTTGTATGCTATTTCATAAAAATAATCAAAAGAAATATTATTTAATGCGGTTTTTACCGCTTTTTTTAGAGTTTCATTTACGGGATAAAGAAGAGTTTTAAATAAAACTTCAAACGAAGAGGTATCGGCAAAATTCCCCAAGGCTTGCGCATAAGCAATAAGAAGATTTATATTAAGTTTTTTCCCTGCAAGTAAATCGGAAAGAGAGTTTTCATAAAGCGAATTTAAGTATACCGTAAACCCTGAATCTTTTTCGAGTAAAACACTTAAACTTTTTAAACAGGCAATTTTAAACTCTTCATTTTCCACCGTAGAAAATAAATATCGTATATCCTGCGCCGAAGATTTTTCGCCCAATTCGCCGAGCTTGGTTACCCCGATTATTCCTATCGTTAAAAGACGCGTATCGTCTCCTAAAATTGCATAAGAATTTTCAACATATTTAACGCAGTCCTTATAAAGCGGAATTAAATTACTTCCGCTTAATTCGGCATTTTTTAAAATTTGCACCTTGTCTTCGATATTTGCAAGCACAAAATCGGAACGCAAGTCGGTTAAAGTGTCGGCCGTTTCAGGGTATAAATTCAAAAAAAAGAAACAAAGAAAAACGGCTGTAAGGCTTCTCGTAAAATGCTTTTTTAAATTAATTAAATTCTCTTTCATAATTACTCTTCCAAGTCGGTTAATTTCATATTATCGGAATGACCTAAGTCTGACTGTAGACCGTTTTCCGAATCTTCAGGTTCTTCCTTAAATACCGAAGTTATAAATTCGTTTGAGTCTTCGGAGGCAATATTATAAACATAAGATAAAATTACATTTTTCATTTTTTGGTCTAAAAATTCACACTGAAAATGAATACGCGATTTATTTGAAGGAATATCATACATAAACCTTACGATTCTTCCGCACATTACAATCGGAATATCCTTTATTTTAAACTGAAGTCTTATGCGCACACCCTTTGCCGCTTTCCCGCGGGCAAAAACCATAGCTCCGTCTTCGGATATATCGTTTAATACGCACTTTACTCCGCCCGATGTCTGATACTTTGAAGTATAAACATCCGTATCATGAAGCGGAAATAAGCGGGCTTCAAAGTTACACGAGGCTCTAACCGACTTCCGCTTTTGAGTGCGTACAATTTTATTTGAATGATTTACGGAAAGCTCCATACAATCTCCTGTTTGACGTGCGTTTATTGCAGTTGAAGAAAAAATATAGCCCGCATCGCCTTGCCTCCAAAAATAAACCCTTATAGGTTTGCCCTGCCACCTAACGGTCTTTGCCCTCTCGGAAGAAGCGTCAAAAAGGGTAAAAATAAGAGAATCTTTTTTATTCGCAACCAGTTTTGCGTAAACCGTATTTTCATTCGGTACAATTATAATGCAAATTTGCCTTGGAGAAATTTCATGAGTCGATTCCAATCTTCGCCTTTTTTGCACCTGTTCAAGTTCAACCTTCGTTCGATATGCGTATAATTGGTTTAAAATGGACTGCAATTTAGCTCCCGTTTCTCCTGAAAAAGAAACATCGACTTGACGGGCAATACATTTTATACAGTCGTCCAATGCGGAAACCGACCAAAACAGCTTTTCTTTATCTTTAATTTTTGCATAAGAACCCGTACGCCAAAGCAACAATAAATCCGAAGAAGTAAATCCCTTATCCTTTCCTTCCGCAAAAAAACGTAGAAAACCGAAAAGCTCAAGGCGGGTCTTGGTAAAATAAATTGCAACAAGAGAAAAAAATACTACAACACAAATAATAAGAATATACATAATTTTCTATTTGTGTTATAATACCATAAATTATGAATTATGATAAGAAGAAGATAGTAAATTTAACCGAATTTATAATTATTTTTTCCTTTTTTATACTGCCCCCTATGCTTACCGAATCTTCCGCCCGATACGAAAACGGAGCATTTTCGTTTTCCGAACTATTACGGATTTGCTTTTTTGCAGGTTACGAGGAAGTATTGTATAGAGCCTACCTTCCTTTCCGCCTGAAAACCCTTTGCTTTAAATTTAAAAATAAAAAGACTTTTTATTTTTGTTTAACGGAAATATTGCCTATTGTTTTTTTTACCGCAGCTCATATTTATTTAGGTGTATTAAATACGGCATACGCTTTTTTTGCCGGAGCCGCATTCAGACTGTTTTACGTTTTTCTAAAAAAGAAAATTCATTATGCAGCCGCATTGGGGGTAATAATTTTTATACATTCCTTAAACAATTGTTTAAGCATATTCTTATAAATAAAGCTCATACCCCTCCCGTTTAAATTTTTCCTCTTTTTTTAAAAATTTTTCCGCAATACGCATTTTTTTCCTTATAAAATAAGAATAGAAGAGTAAAAACTGTAGGGGTCTTGTATGGAAATTTTAAGTTTTTCGTCTTTCGGATATGAAGGTGAAATTATCAAGGTTGAGGCCGATTTAAGGCGGGGCTTACCGGTTACGGATATAGTAGGACTTCCGGGTTCGGCCGTAAAAGAAGCGAGGGAAAGGGTCAGAGCCGCAATAAGGAATTCCGAATTGAATTTTCCGCAAGGAAGAATTTTAATCAACTTAAGCCCTGCCGACCAAAAAAAAGAAGGCAGCGCCTTTGATTTACCCATAGCATTGGCAATTCTTACGGCAAAAGAAAGCGGAAAAGATGAAAGCAATACGAAAAACCGTTTTAAACCGCAAGATTGCGAATTACGGGAAAACGGAGAGGATTTACGTATTATGGTTATGGGCGAATTGGAGCTTTCAGGAGCCGTACGTCCCGTACATGGAATACTTGGAGCAATTTCTTCGGGAACCGATTCGGGTATTCAATACTTTATAGTTCCTAAAGAAAACGAAAAGGAGGCGTCCATTTTGGAAAATACGGAAGTTTTCGGAGCCTCCACTTTAATCGAAGCCTTAAACTGTTTTTGCAGCATAAGGGACGGCTTTTATAATGAAACCCTGAAAAAGCCTTATGTCCGGCCTTTTTCGGACGGAACTTCCATAAAGATACCGGAATTTATATGGTCAAACGATAACGAAGAAGATGATGAAAATTTTCACTCTTCGGCACCAAAGGTTTTAACTTGCGGAGCCGCAAACTTAAAAGAGTGTAATTCTCAAAATCATTCTTTAAATGCGGAGTCTGACTTAAAGCCTTCCGCAGCCGAAGGGTTTGAAGACATACGCGGACAGGATAAATTGGTACGTTCCCTTGAAATAGCCGCGGCAGGCGGACATAACCTTATAGCTTACGGGCCGCCCGGCTGCGGAAAAACCCTTTCTTTAAGACGGTTTAAATTCCTTCTTCCGGATATGGATAAACA is drawn from Treponema pedis and contains these coding sequences:
- a CDS encoding ComEC/Rec2 family competence protein, producing MVKQNNAFGVSVYKGKTDNACKNFSKGAVLFARGRFIEKKEKISPPVFFTAKEIPEFLGWISFFSGIRANLRFNLMRLLAGWGSAGGLLLALLSANKDFLDTACSVSFKNAGLAHILALSGMHVSLVSLTAIRMGTVFGKRSFAIKFSLFSIILFVWFAGSAPSLNRALGMMIILVAGKSLGLQPDMLSVLSSMLVLHIAVKPEDSLSLGFIFSYGALSGILLFGKALTEVF
- a CDS encoding CPBP family glutamic-type intramembrane protease — translated: MNYDKKKIVNLTEFIIIFSFFILPPMLTESSARYENGAFSFSELLRICFFAGYEEVLYRAYLPFRLKTLCFKFKNKKTFYFCLTEILPIVFFTAAHIYLGVLNTAYAFFAGAAFRLFYVFLKKKIHYAAALGVIIFIHSLNNCLSIFL
- a CDS encoding YifB family Mg chelatase-like AAA ATPase — its product is MEILSFSSFGYEGEIIKVEADLRRGLPVTDIVGLPGSAVKEARERVRAAIRNSELNFPQGRILINLSPADQKKEGSAFDLPIALAILTAKESGKDESNTKNRFKPQDCELRENGEDLRIMVMGELELSGAVRPVHGILGAISSGTDSGIQYFIVPKENEKEASILENTEVFGASTLIEALNCFCSIRDGFYNETLKKPYVRPFSDGTSIKIPEFIWSNDNEEDDENFHSSAPKVLTCGAANLKECNSQNHSLNAESDLKPSAAEGFEDIRGQDKLVRSLEIAAAGGHNLIAYGPPGCGKTLSLRRFKFLLPDMDKQTAREATRIYSTAGLLPSGHGKDVLLKRPPFRMPHQNASLEGMIGGAGKCMPGEVSLAHGGTLFLDEASQFKGSVLQTLRAPLETGTVTLSRAGKSSTFPARFQLLLAINPCPCGNLGAKGKVCTCMPAEIERYWKKLTAPLLDRLDIRIPVFPPPPESLLKPVKYSTEKMRQNIKNAKIIQLKRIMTIRKLKKINGPIYWNSKLLPQDIPSVCLMTEEAEKTFSLFAKTKKLSGRGSHAILRISRTIADMESSEKISVSHIEEAISLRQWANYLPDF
- a CDS encoding flavocytochrome c, with product MKKYSLYTAPVLFLIIAVIAIFFAAKSGYRAEPADGEWEGTGKGFNGPITVSITVKDGKITACKVISESESHFAKPAMNEIIAKVLEKGNVNNIDAVSGATYVSNGVIEAVKHALALASGKASSSLSKKTYTDASCDIVVAGAGGAGLSAAVQAASKGLSVIVLEKRGLAGGNTNFATGGLNASETSVQKALGIADSNAQYYEDTMKGGKNLNDAELVKNMAEHSAETVDWLISLGADLSDVGKMAGSTNKRTHRPKGGAAVGDHLISVLQKAAESKGVEIRFESTVTDIIVKDGKVSGLKVSSENGDYTVNAKAVIIATGGFGANGKMVSKYRPEFEGFGTTNHEGATGDAFEWGKELKIALTQMEQIQTHPTVVPLNGIMITEAVRGNGAIMINREGKRFNNEMATRDLMSKAILKQTGKTAYLLFDRGVRESLKAIEGYAKKGLLTEGAGLSELAAKLNIPVEELEKTVKNYNSYQASGKDEEFGRAQGDMVRALSSPPYYAVEVAPAVHHTMGGIKINVKAEVLNTDGKVIQALYAAGEVTGGIHGANRLGGNAVADICIYGKTAADSAIEFIKNF
- a CDS encoding PilZ domain-containing protein; this translates as MYILIICVVVFFSLVAIYFTKTRLELFGFLRFFAEGKDKGFTSSDLLLLWRTGSYAKIKDKEKLFWSVSALDDCIKCIARQVDVSFSGETGAKLQSILNQLYAYRTKVELEQVQKRRRLESTHEISPRQICIIIVPNENTVYAKLVANKKDSLIFTLFDASSERAKTVRWQGKPIRVYFWRQGDAGYIFSSTAINARQTGDCMELSVNHSNKIVRTQKRKSVRASCNFEARLFPLHDTDVYTSKYQTSGGVKCVLNDISEDGAMVFARGKAAKGVRIRLQFKIKDIPIVMCGRIVRFMYDIPSNKSRIHFQCEFLDQKMKNVILSYVYNIASEDSNEFITSVFKEEPEDSENGLQSDLGHSDNMKLTDLEE